One window of the Maledivibacter sp. genome contains the following:
- a CDS encoding Ig-like domain-containing protein, whose translation MLKKLKLFSRALVIALLIQNLIFPTNLLSSTEGVYAEEVTQGEEAIAPENTPKEVEGTPEENDGPIEENKPTSPEDTAPKDVNKDNPEETNTDNEVKETTKPTSEEEVKTEDKQPISEEDEIPKDKETEESDINEEANENIAPKINEEIEIAEKKLVSLQLDSKEYSMEKGETSNIMVTAIYSDDSIEDVTTDAEYSTSDTTVAQIDAKGKITALSMGEAFITAEYQGISSQAVISIEKPVEKVLLEAPKSILTFSTEEKIYLKWDAVEGSTSYDIEIDGNMDTNVSATEYIHARLQPNTEHIFRIRSKNQETEGMWSGEVVVKTLASKPISFIEYSINLKKDELVDIIFTASGINNLKSRTFTLSYNPQNLEVVDLCTLTGENDTSTGAISGTDITILEYSPGTIKMMINKGINENEIWSGVVNTIKFRAKIGGKSGIKYVVE comes from the coding sequence ATGTTAAAAAAATTAAAACTATTTTCACGTGCGTTGGTTATTGCATTATTAATTCAAAATCTAATTTTTCCAACCAACCTATTAAGCTCCACAGAAGGGGTATATGCAGAGGAAGTGACTCAAGGAGAAGAAGCAATAGCACCGGAGAATACTCCTAAGGAGGTAGAGGGTACGCCGGAAGAAAATGACGGGCCCATAGAAGAAAATAAACCAACTTCACCGGAGGATACAGCTCCTAAGGATGTAAATAAGGATAATCCAGAGGAGACAAATACAGACAATGAAGTAAAGGAAACTACCAAACCTACATCCGAAGAAGAAGTCAAAACCGAGGATAAACAGCCAATATCAGAGGAGGATGAAATTCCTAAAGATAAAGAAACAGAAGAATCGGATATAAATGAAGAGGCAAATGAAAACATTGCTCCTAAAATTAATGAAGAAATCGAAATAGCAGAAAAAAAATTGGTGTCTTTACAGCTTGACTCAAAGGAATACTCCATGGAAAAGGGTGAGACCAGCAATATAATGGTTACAGCAATATACTCCGATGACAGTATCGAGGATGTAACCACAGATGCAGAATATTCTACATCAGATACTACGGTAGCACAGATAGATGCCAAGGGTAAGATAACTGCTCTTTCAATGGGTGAAGCCTTCATAACAGCAGAGTATCAAGGGATATCTTCCCAAGCAGTAATTTCAATCGAGAAACCAGTAGAAAAAGTTTTATTGGAGGCTCCGAAAAGTATACTTACATTTTCAACGGAGGAAAAAATATATTTAAAATGGGATGCCGTAGAGGGAAGCACTAGCTATGATATAGAGATAGACGGCAATATGGATACAAATGTATCGGCTACAGAGTATATACATGCAAGATTACAACCCAATACAGAGCATATATTTAGAATAAGATCGAAGAATCAAGAAACAGAAGGTATGTGGAGTGGAGAGGTAGTTGTAAAGACCCTAGCAAGTAAACCAATATCTTTTATTGAATACTCCATAAATCTTAAGAAAGATGAATTAGTGGATATTATATTTACAGCATCGGGCATAAACAATTTAAAGTCCCGTACATTTACCCTTTCATACAATCCACAAAACTTGGAAGTAGTAGATTTATGTACATTAACTGGAGAAAATGATACTTCTACAGGAGCTATTTCCGGCACAGATATAACTATCCTAGAATACTCTCCGGGAACCATAAAGATGATGATAAACAAAGGAATAAATGAAAATGAAATATGGTCTGGAGTGGTTAACACCATAAAGTTCAGGGCTAAGATAGGTGGAAAGAGTGGGATTAAGTATGTGGTGGAATAG
- the ligA gene encoding NAD-dependent DNA ligase LigA, translating into MNKNEAKTRIQQLKKQINHHDHRYYVLDIPEISDYDYDMLMKELMDLEEGFPEFKTSDSPSQRVGGEPLSKFDQVAHTVPLLSLGNSYDDKDLLDFDKRIRKEVGEQVEYVVEYKIDGLSVALKYENGSFVRGATRGDGTIGEEITKNLRTIKSIPLGLQNEIDIEVRGEVYIPKQKFAELNIRQEENGETIFANPRNAAAGSLRQLDPKVAASRPLDIFVFNILTASGIEVKKHSEGLEYLKKLGFKTSEYRVCKDINEVIALCEKWQEKRHDLSFEIDGLVIKVNDLAQRQTLGTRAKSPRWAIAFKFPAEEKETVVLDIIPQVGRTGAITPTAILEPVRVAGSVVSRATLHNQDFINMKDIRIGDRVVIHKAGDVIPEVVRVIEENRRGNEEKYVLPTECPECGEQTVRFEGEAAVRCINIACPAQLRRGIIHFVSRDAMNIDGLGESLVTMLLEKGFIKDPGDLYYIKDKKEELVNLERMGEKSVQNLLEAIEKSKENDLGRLVNALGIKLVGSKAAKLLGDTFGDMDMLAKAGEEELTAIDEIGPKMAKSIVAFFNDQENIKVIDKFKAAGVNMKSKKKSLDNVDMKLEGMTFVLTGTLSSYARKEAKEIIEGLGGKVTGSVSKKTSYVLAGENPGSKLDKANGLGVKVITEEEFAEIIKS; encoded by the coding sequence ATGAATAAGAATGAAGCTAAAACAAGAATTCAACAGCTGAAAAAACAAATAAACCACCATGACCATAGATATTATGTATTAGATATACCAGAAATAAGTGATTATGATTATGATATGCTTATGAAGGAGCTTATGGATTTAGAAGAAGGATTTCCAGAGTTTAAAACCTCGGATTCACCTAGTCAAAGGGTGGGTGGAGAACCATTGTCAAAATTTGATCAGGTCGCCCATACGGTGCCTCTTTTGAGTCTCGGCAATTCCTATGATGATAAGGATTTACTTGATTTTGATAAAAGAATTAGAAAAGAAGTTGGAGAACAGGTAGAATATGTAGTGGAATACAAGATCGATGGATTATCGGTTGCTTTAAAATATGAAAATGGAAGTTTTGTCAGAGGTGCAACTAGAGGAGACGGAACCATTGGGGAGGAGATAACAAAAAATCTTAGGACAATAAAATCCATTCCCCTTGGACTTCAAAATGAAATAGATATTGAAGTTAGGGGTGAGGTTTATATACCAAAGCAAAAATTTGCAGAGCTTAATATACGCCAGGAGGAAAATGGAGAGACTATTTTCGCAAATCCAAGAAATGCAGCGGCGGGCTCCCTAAGACAGCTTGATCCTAAAGTAGCGGCATCAAGGCCATTGGATATATTTGTTTTTAATATACTCACTGCCTCTGGTATAGAGGTGAAGAAACATTCTGAAGGACTAGAATATCTAAAAAAGCTTGGATTTAAAACCTCAGAGTATAGGGTGTGTAAGGATATCAATGAAGTGATAGCACTTTGTGAAAAGTGGCAGGAAAAGAGACACGATCTATCCTTTGAAATAGATGGACTTGTAATAAAGGTTAATGATCTTGCCCAGCGACAGACCCTAGGGACTAGGGCGAAGAGTCCAAGATGGGCTATAGCATTTAAATTTCCAGCAGAGGAGAAGGAAACGGTGGTATTAGATATAATCCCTCAGGTTGGAAGAACAGGAGCCATAACTCCTACGGCAATACTTGAGCCTGTAAGGGTTGCGGGTTCAGTAGTAAGTAGAGCCACCCTTCATAATCAAGATTTTATAAATATGAAGGATATAAGGATAGGGGATAGGGTGGTTATACATAAGGCTGGGGACGTAATTCCAGAAGTTGTAAGGGTCATAGAAGAAAATCGGAGGGGTAATGAGGAAAAATATGTCCTACCCACTGAATGTCCTGAATGTGGAGAACAAACCGTAAGATTTGAAGGAGAAGCCGCAGTGAGGTGTATTAATATTGCATGTCCTGCACAACTTAGAAGGGGAATCATTCACTTTGTATCTAGGGATGCCATGAATATTGATGGTTTAGGAGAATCATTGGTTACCATGCTTCTAGAGAAGGGCTTTATCAAGGATCCCGGAGATTTATATTACATAAAGGATAAAAAAGAAGAACTTGTTAATCTGGAAAGAATGGGAGAAAAATCCGTTCAAAATCTTCTAGAAGCCATAGAAAAATCCAAAGAAAATGATCTAGGAAGACTTGTAAACGCCCTTGGTATTAAGCTTGTTGGGTCCAAGGCGGCAAAGCTCCTTGGCGATACCTTTGGAGATATGGATATGTTGGCAAAGGCAGGGGAAGAGGAGCTTACAGCCATAGATGAAATTGGACCTAAAATGGCTAAAAGCATTGTGGCCTTCTTTAATGATCAAGAAAATATTAAGGTTATTGACAAATTTAAGGCCGCAGGGGTTAATATGAAAAGCAAGAAAAAATCCCTAGACAATGTAGATATGAAGCTTGAGGGTATGACCTTTGTACTCACCGGTACTTTGTCAAGCTATGCTAGAAAGGAAGCCAAGGAAATAATAGAAGGCCTAGGGGGAAAGGTAACGGGCAGTGTGAGTAAAAAAACCTCCTACGTATTGGCCGGTGAAAATCCAGGTTCAAAGCTAGATAAGGCAAATGGTTTAGGAGTAAAGGTTATTACTGAGGAAGAATTTGCAGAGATAATTAAGAGCTGA